In Bradyrhizobium erythrophlei, a single genomic region encodes these proteins:
- a CDS encoding TIGR02281 family clan AA aspartic protease, producing MMRLLTLALPLVFIAGVVVAQKDSSRSALAKDASSASQHQREPTYAVQIPRGSNGEFAVQARINGIAAAMVVDTGATSVVLTYETAKAVGLPLEMLEYNIDVQTAGGHTKAARLWLDRLVIGKLVERNVPALVVPQGLMKTNLLGMSFLDRLEGFEVRADQLMLRGFQEPVVWNVGRRSLVLK from the coding sequence ATGATGCGGCTGCTGACGCTGGCACTCCCGCTGGTCTTTATCGCCGGCGTCGTTGTTGCGCAGAAAGATTCGAGCCGGAGCGCACTCGCCAAGGACGCAAGTTCCGCTTCCCAGCACCAGCGCGAGCCAACCTATGCCGTTCAGATTCCGCGCGGCTCGAACGGCGAGTTTGCCGTGCAGGCCAGAATCAACGGGATTGCCGCCGCGATGGTGGTCGATACCGGAGCGACTTCGGTGGTTCTGACTTATGAAACCGCGAAGGCGGTCGGTCTGCCGCTGGAGATGCTCGAGTACAACATCGACGTTCAAACCGCCGGCGGGCACACCAAGGCGGCGCGTCTCTGGCTCGATCGACTGGTGATCGGAAAGCTGGTTGAACGCAACGTGCCAGCGTTGGTGGTGCCGCAAGGCCTGATGAAGACGAACCTGCTCGGCATGAGCTTTCTGGACCGGCTCGAGGGTTTTGAAGTCCGCGCCGACCAACTGATGTTGCGCGGCTTTCAGGAGCCGGTCGTCTGGAACGTCGGCCGCCGCAGTCTGGTCCTCAAATAA
- a CDS encoding DHA2 family efflux MFS transporter permease subunit: MSLALHAQAREDAGFATWAGFLLMCLGMFMAILDIQVVATSLPAIQRALEISRDAMSWIQTAYLIAEITAIPLTGWLTRTLTLRWLFVAAIALFTVSSIGCAASDSFATLICCRVLQGFAGGALIPAVFSAVFLLFPLRLHPVATTIAGVVAVLAPTIGPIVGGWITETWSWHWLFLINVAPGVLAAAATPFLLPQDKTDLAEFRNLDVLSLILMAISLATLELGLKQAPLDGWLALRPLLLFIGSLASGAIFIKRTIMAAHPVVELTTLAARPFAVGCALSFCLGVGLFGSVYLMPVFLAYVRRHDAFEIGSIMLVTGTAQLIAAPVAGYLESRLDPRKLSAFGFALFALGLALSFFQGRTADFDEMFLPQVLRGVAIMFCLLPPTQLALGALTAAQVPDASGLFNLMRNLGGAIGIAAIDTILYGRTIGHGEALRDRLIAGDVSAARAIGLDEQLFLHPPPDVTQATIEAYVRPMVERAALAMSVNEAWAMLAMVATIALISVWCLGKPNVEHSNDSECQNPLHAWQPLKNLLARGRRCKDGPEASRKLVKLDE, translated from the coding sequence ATGAGCCTTGCCTTGCACGCGCAAGCACGGGAGGACGCCGGTTTTGCGACCTGGGCAGGCTTCCTCCTGATGTGCCTTGGCATGTTCATGGCGATCCTCGACATCCAGGTCGTCGCAACGTCGCTGCCCGCGATCCAGCGAGCACTCGAGATTTCGCGCGACGCGATGAGCTGGATCCAGACCGCCTATCTGATCGCCGAGATCACCGCGATCCCCCTGACCGGCTGGCTGACGCGCACGCTGACACTGCGCTGGCTGTTCGTCGCCGCGATCGCACTGTTCACGGTCTCCTCGATCGGTTGTGCGGCGAGCGACAGTTTCGCGACGCTGATTTGTTGCCGCGTGCTGCAAGGCTTTGCCGGTGGCGCGCTGATCCCGGCGGTGTTCTCCGCGGTGTTCTTGTTGTTTCCGCTGCGCCTGCATCCCGTTGCGACCACCATCGCCGGTGTCGTCGCGGTGCTGGCGCCGACCATAGGCCCCATCGTCGGCGGCTGGATCACCGAGACATGGTCGTGGCACTGGCTGTTCCTCATCAACGTCGCGCCCGGCGTGCTCGCTGCCGCCGCCACGCCGTTTCTGCTGCCGCAGGACAAGACCGATCTCGCCGAATTCAGAAACCTCGATGTTCTCTCGCTGATCCTGATGGCGATTTCGCTCGCCACGCTCGAGCTCGGCCTCAAGCAGGCACCGCTTGACGGCTGGCTCGCGCTGCGGCCGCTGCTCTTGTTCATAGGCAGCCTCGCGAGCGGCGCGATCTTCATCAAGCGGACGATCATGGCTGCGCATCCGGTCGTCGAACTCACGACGCTGGCCGCGCGCCCCTTCGCGGTCGGATGCGCCCTGAGCTTTTGCCTCGGCGTCGGCCTGTTCGGCTCGGTCTATCTGATGCCGGTGTTTCTTGCCTACGTTCGCCGCCACGATGCGTTCGAGATCGGCAGCATCATGCTGGTGACGGGCACCGCGCAACTGATCGCAGCGCCGGTCGCGGGCTATCTGGAGAGCCGGCTCGATCCGCGCAAGCTATCGGCGTTTGGCTTTGCGCTGTTTGCGCTCGGATTGGCGTTGAGCTTCTTCCAGGGCCGAACCGCCGATTTCGACGAGATGTTTCTCCCGCAGGTCCTGCGCGGCGTCGCCATCATGTTCTGCCTGTTGCCGCCGACGCAACTCGCGCTCGGCGCGCTCACCGCAGCGCAAGTGCCGGATGCAAGCGGGCTCTTCAACCTGATGCGCAACCTCGGCGGCGCGATCGGGATTGCGGCGATCGACACCATTCTTTATGGCCGCACCATCGGCCACGGCGAAGCGTTGCGCGATCGCCTGATCGCGGGCGACGTCAGCGCGGCACGGGCGATCGGGCTCGACGAACAGCTCTTCCTGCATCCGCCTCCCGATGTGACACAAGCGACGATCGAGGCCTATGTCCGCCCGATGGTCGAGCGCGCCGCCCTTGCGATGTCGGTGAACGAGGCCTGGGCGATGCTGGCTATGGTTGCCACGATTGCCTTGATTTCGGTCTGGTGTTTGGGCAAGCCGAACGTCGAACACTCGAACGATAGCGAATGTCAAAATCCGCTCCACGCGTGGCAGCCTCTTAAGAATTTGTTGGCAAGAGGTAGGCGATGCAAAGACGGTCCCGAAGCATCGCGCAAACTTGTGAAGCTTGATGAGTAA
- a CDS encoding isoprenylcysteine carboxyl methyltransferase family protein, whose product MTTAEILLALVTVQRGLELVLARRNTAQLKARGAVEIASSHYPLLVALHASWLASLWVFGHDQPVNPVVLLAYLLLQVLRVWVMATLGSRWTTRIIVLANAPLVTSGPYRYLRHPNYAVVAGEIAALPLTLHLPGIALFFTILNALVLFIRIRAENRGLASWRALSEERAT is encoded by the coding sequence GTGACGACGGCGGAAATCCTCCTTGCGCTTGTGACGGTCCAGCGCGGCCTCGAGCTCGTGCTGGCCCGCCGCAACACCGCGCAACTCAAGGCGCGCGGCGCGGTCGAGATCGCATCCAGTCATTATCCGCTGCTGGTCGCACTCCACGCTTCATGGCTGGCCTCGCTCTGGGTCTTCGGACACGATCAGCCGGTCAATCCGGTCGTGCTGCTCGCCTATCTCCTGCTTCAGGTCTTGCGCGTCTGGGTGATGGCGACGCTGGGTTCGCGCTGGACGACGCGTATCATCGTGTTGGCGAACGCGCCGCTGGTCACCTCCGGCCCTTACCGCTATCTCCGCCATCCGAATTATGCCGTGGTCGCCGGCGAAATCGCCGCGCTGCCGTTGACGCTGCACCTGCCCGGCATCGCCCTCTTCTTCACGATCCTCAACGCGCTCGTGCTGTTCATCCGCATCCGCGCGGAAAATCGTGGCCTTGCGTCGTGGCGCGCCTTGAGCGAGGAGCGCGCCACATGA
- a CDS encoding type III polyketide synthase has product MPQAALLSLTTSVPPHCFQQKDVLEAAWEVFGSRFPDYDRFASIYANTGIVKRYGVKPFDWYLTQRGWPERSAAFFEGAEALFIEVANKALADAGLKATDVDTVVTVCSTGIATPSLDARVAKRMGFRSDVSRVPVFGLGCAGGISGLSIASRLAQARPGSNVLMVAVELCSLALRLDELSKANIIATSLFGDGAAAIVLRAGDGGETLIEAAGEHLWPDTLDVMGWSVDPLGFGVILRRTVPEFVTTQLKPALIQILSRMDLSIADFDKFICHPGGAKVIDAIETALSLDQGTLEHERGVIADYGNMSAPTVLFILERARAKGLPRRSLLTALGPGFTASCVSLRHAA; this is encoded by the coding sequence ATGCCCCAAGCTGCCCTGCTCTCGCTCACGACCTCGGTCCCGCCCCATTGTTTCCAGCAGAAGGACGTTCTGGAGGCGGCGTGGGAGGTCTTCGGCAGTCGCTTTCCCGACTATGACCGCTTCGCCAGCATTTATGCCAACACCGGGATCGTCAAGCGCTACGGTGTCAAGCCGTTCGACTGGTATCTGACCCAGCGCGGCTGGCCGGAGCGCTCGGCAGCGTTCTTTGAAGGCGCCGAAGCCTTGTTCATCGAGGTCGCGAACAAAGCGCTGGCTGATGCCGGCCTCAAGGCGACGGATGTCGACACCGTCGTCACGGTTTGCTCGACCGGAATTGCAACGCCGAGTCTTGATGCGCGCGTCGCCAAGCGCATGGGCTTTCGCTCTGACGTCTCGCGGGTGCCGGTGTTCGGGCTTGGCTGCGCCGGTGGCATCTCCGGCCTGTCGATTGCTTCCCGTCTGGCGCAGGCGCGACCCGGCAGCAATGTGCTGATGGTCGCAGTCGAACTCTGCTCGCTCGCCCTTCGGCTCGATGAACTCTCGAAAGCCAACATCATCGCCACCAGCCTGTTCGGCGACGGCGCCGCCGCGATCGTGCTGCGCGCCGGTGATGGCGGCGAGACGCTGATCGAAGCTGCCGGCGAGCATCTCTGGCCCGACACGCTGGATGTCATGGGGTGGAGCGTCGATCCCTTGGGGTTTGGCGTGATCCTTCGCCGCACCGTGCCGGAATTCGTCACGACCCAGCTCAAACCCGCGCTGATACAAATTCTTTCGCGCATGGATCTGTCGATCGCCGATTTCGACAAATTCATCTGCCATCCCGGCGGCGCCAAGGTGATCGATGCGATCGAAACCGCGCTCTCACTTGATCAGGGCACGCTTGAGCATGAACGGGGCGTGATTGCCGACTATGGCAACATGTCGGCACCGACCGTGCTGTTCATCCTTGAGCGCGCTCGCGCAAAAGGATTGCCACGGCGTTCGCTGCTGACCGCGCTCGGCCCCGGCTTCACCGCCAGTTGCGTGTCGTTGCGGCACGCGGCGTGA
- a CDS encoding phasin → MSEPKLEVPAELRDLAEKTIDQAERAFGMFFEAAAKSVGAIPSPGTEISKQALSFTEQNMKAAFEHARKLVHATDLQQALQIQSEFLRSQFTNAGEHMRQITGDVMSAAKDTMKPKF, encoded by the coding sequence ATGTCCGAACCGAAACTCGAAGTGCCGGCCGAGCTGCGCGATCTGGCCGAAAAGACCATTGACCAGGCCGAGCGGGCGTTCGGCATGTTTTTCGAGGCGGCCGCCAAATCCGTCGGCGCGATCCCGAGTCCGGGCACGGAAATCTCCAAGCAGGCGCTGTCGTTTACCGAGCAGAACATGAAGGCCGCGTTCGAACATGCGCGCAAGCTCGTGCATGCGACCGACCTTCAGCAGGCGCTGCAAATCCAGTCGGAGTTCTTGCGGAGTCAGTTCACCAATGCCGGCGAACACATGCGGCAGATCACCGGCGACGTGATGTCGGCCGCCAAGGACACGATGAAGCCGAAGTTTTAA
- a CDS encoding alpha/beta hydrolase has product MKRALIVLACIIAVAGGLYVAGSKWAIRHDTLELFDATRQRPVAVDLAVRRDYETRANEGTRILPVAIISNGNTVKNTEYSFLENVLAARGYLVASIQQDLPSDPPLVTKLGQPYVGRLEVYKRGEANIIFVLGELKKVQPNADYNHLTLVGHSNGGDIAMFTAKEHPELVSKVITLDNLRVPFVLNDKMKILSFRSDDPNFKADPGVLPTPEQAKAEGIDIVKTPFQHTWMSDRGPENAREQIQSTLNKFLGESAASDLSPVPTDNLLITKMGPGPYP; this is encoded by the coding sequence ATGAAACGGGCCTTGATCGTCCTGGCCTGCATCATTGCCGTCGCCGGCGGGCTCTACGTCGCCGGCAGCAAGTGGGCCATTCGCCATGACACGCTCGAGCTGTTCGACGCGACGCGGCAGCGGCCGGTCGCGGTCGACCTTGCCGTGCGCCGCGACTACGAGACGCGCGCCAACGAGGGCACGCGCATCCTGCCGGTCGCCATCATCAGCAACGGCAACACGGTGAAGAACACCGAATATTCGTTCCTGGAAAACGTGCTGGCCGCGCGCGGCTATCTCGTCGCCAGCATCCAGCAGGACCTGCCGAGCGATCCGCCGCTGGTCACCAAACTGGGCCAGCCTTATGTCGGCCGCCTCGAGGTCTACAAGCGCGGCGAGGCCAACATCATCTTTGTGCTCGGCGAGCTGAAGAAGGTCCAGCCGAATGCCGACTACAACCATCTGACGCTGGTCGGGCATTCCAACGGCGGCGACATCGCGATGTTCACCGCCAAGGAGCACCCCGAGCTGGTGTCGAAGGTGATCACGCTCGACAACCTGCGCGTCCCCTTCGTCCTCAACGACAAGATGAAGATCCTGTCGTTCCGCTCGGACGATCCGAACTTCAAGGCCGATCCCGGCGTGCTGCCGACGCCTGAGCAGGCCAAGGCCGAGGGCATCGACATCGTCAAGACGCCGTTCCAGCACACCTGGATGAGCGACCGCGGCCCGGAAAATGCGCGCGAGCAGATTCAGTCGACGCTCAACAAGTTCCTTGGCGAGTCGGCAGCCAGCGACCTGTCGCCGGTGCCGACCGACAATCTCCTAATCACCAAAATGGGACCGGGTCCGTATCCATAA
- a CDS encoding tetratricopeptide repeat protein produces the protein MTARPNHAPAPAWAPRLMQEARLAELDAQLALPGDAPARLQSEIERAALLGALDRNAQAQAAFIDILRRHPTHFSALNEFGTWLAAEGAIDAACRVYAEAILHHPDNPMARVNLGNLLLRANRHAEARVHYEAALKADPDHAAAHQGMGAVLADEGDRDGALAHFRKGFRGHAVSTLPYRGSGPPIPLLQLVSSGGGNIPTAPFLDDCVFMTTVVVADHLDPATPLPPHRLIFNAIGDPDLCQPALQAAIRLTAQSTAPVINDPHAVMTTGRIDNAARLAGLRGVITARTLAVSRATLAGAEAAAWLGANGFAFPLLLRSPGYHTGRNFVLVEKAADLATAVAALPGEELLAIEYLDARAADGSARKYRVMMIGGELFPLHLAISRNWKVHYFTSDMADHPDHRKEEMAFLENMGGVLGDKAMAALHAICTRLSLDYGGIDFALNADGDLLLFEANATMVIAAPPDNDPRWAYRRGAISAAVEAVVAMIRQRAGVALPANVEQHG, from the coding sequence ATGACCGCCAGACCAAATCACGCGCCTGCGCCGGCCTGGGCACCGCGCCTCATGCAGGAGGCGCGGCTCGCCGAGCTCGACGCGCAATTGGCTTTGCCTGGCGATGCGCCGGCGCGGCTGCAAAGCGAAATCGAGCGCGCGGCGCTGCTCGGCGCGCTCGATCGGAATGCGCAGGCGCAGGCGGCATTCATCGACATCCTGCGCCGGCATCCGACGCATTTCAGCGCGCTCAACGAATTCGGAACGTGGCTTGCCGCCGAGGGCGCGATCGATGCCGCCTGCCGCGTCTATGCGGAGGCGATCCTGCACCATCCCGACAATCCGATGGCGCGCGTCAATCTCGGCAATCTCTTGCTTCGCGCCAACCGCCATGCGGAAGCGCGCGTGCATTACGAGGCGGCGCTGAAAGCCGATCCCGATCACGCCGCCGCCCACCAGGGCATGGGCGCGGTGCTCGCCGACGAGGGCGATCGCGACGGCGCGCTGGCGCATTTCAGGAAGGGCTTTCGCGGCCATGCGGTCTCGACGCTGCCCTATCGCGGCAGTGGTCCGCCGATCCCGCTGCTGCAACTGGTGTCCTCCGGCGGCGGCAACATTCCGACCGCGCCGTTTCTCGACGACTGCGTGTTCATGACCACGGTGGTGGTGGCCGACCATCTCGATCCCGCAACGCCATTGCCGCCGCACCGGCTGATCTTCAACGCCATCGGCGATCCCGATTTGTGCCAGCCGGCGCTTCAAGCCGCGATCCGCCTGACCGCGCAGAGCACAGCGCCGGTCATCAACGATCCGCACGCGGTGATGACGACCGGGCGCATCGACAACGCCGCACGGCTTGCCGGCCTGCGAGGGGTGATCACCGCCAGGACGCTCGCGGTGAGCCGCGCAACTCTCGCCGGTGCGGAAGCCGCCGCCTGGCTTGGCGCCAACGGTTTTGCGTTTCCGTTATTGCTGCGCTCGCCCGGCTATCATACTGGGCGCAACTTCGTGCTGGTGGAGAAAGCCGCCGATCTCGCCACAGCGGTCGCGGCACTGCCGGGCGAGGAGCTTCTCGCGATCGAATATCTCGACGCGCGGGCTGCGGACGGCAGCGCGCGCAAGTATCGCGTGATGATGATCGGCGGCGAGTTGTTTCCGCTGCATCTGGCGATTTCGCGAAACTGGAAGGTGCACTACTTCACCTCCGACATGGCCGATCACCCCGATCATCGAAAGGAGGAAATGGCTTTCCTGGAAAACATGGGCGGCGTGCTCGGCGACAAGGCCATGGCCGCGCTGCATGCGATCTGCACCCGGCTGTCCCTCGATTATGGCGGGATCGATTTCGCCCTGAATGCGGATGGCGACCTTCTGCTGTTCGAGGCCAACGCCACCATGGTGATCGCAGCCCCGCCCGACAACGACCCGCGCTGGGCCTACCGGCGCGGCGCGATATCGGCCGCGGTCGAGGCCGTGGTCGCGATGATCAGGCAACGCGCTGGCGTGGCGCTCCCGGCGAATGTTGAACAACACGGCTAG
- a CDS encoding PilZ domain-containing protein: MNEDDDNRIAARHRVLKGAKIEFGGSAIDCTIRNLSDTGAALDVTSPVGIPTDFTLVAEGIRRPCRVVWRKEKRIGITFDTV, translated from the coding sequence ATGAACGAGGACGACGACAACCGGATTGCTGCCCGGCATCGCGTGCTGAAAGGCGCCAAGATCGAATTTGGCGGCAGCGCAATCGACTGCACGATCAGAAACCTCTCCGACACCGGCGCAGCGCTTGACGTCACAAGCCCGGTCGGAATCCCCACCGATTTCACGCTGGTGGCGGAAGGCATTCGCCGGCCGTGCCGGGTGGTCTGGCGCAAGGAAAAGCGCATCGGCATCACCTTCGATACGGTGTGA